The DNA sequence TATGCCGTCTGCGGTTCGTGACATCTGCGTGACCTCTCAGGGTTACTTGGTATTTTGCGTGACCCGAGTTCGTGACAAACCCGTATGCACGACAGTCACGCAGCATTGAGTGAGCAAAATCATGTAAATTTCTGCGAATAAATTCGTCATCATCCAAATTACTGCTCAGGTAATTATACTAAATGAAACCAGGATTTGTTAGTCAAAATATTTGTTGTACTTGGGACGTGAAACTgtgtctttttttaaatgtaaatttggTATAATTCCACAGGCAACGAAGCAGGTGCATGACAATATGCATGTTGAAGAAGGTAAGTTTTTTTGTACGGTACTTTGAGAGCAGCTGCAAATGTACGTGTGAATCGTGTGTTTCCTATTCAATAATGTCGTGTTTTAATGGTCGTGACATGCGAGGGGATAACATTTATGTATTAGTAGggcctatacaaaataatttacatgAGGAATCCCAAGACGAGAAAATACGTATTTTCGACTTTGAATTTAATACCATcgcattttggaatattttaatTCTTAAAAGAATTATCCGGAGAATTATCGTCATATTGATGAGGGATTTCATATTTTCAAACTCCGGACCTCTCATCGTCAGCAATAATTGCCtactttggttgttgttttttacacGCAGGGGccgtcaattttgtttttttatgtcATTTAGTCCATGTTGAaatatttttcagaaaaaaattagtaggcctatttgttGAACCAGTTATAAAATATAATtaccattcatcatcatcatctcttcaTCATCAGTCCGTCGCAACATCATGATCATCAAACTCACCCGGCAAACTCATCATCTTTATCAGTCGATTCGTTGTAACCATCAAAAGTCTCCCTCGCCatgcaccatcatcatcaccatcatcatgacCATGataatcatcattgtcatcatcatcgtcatcaccaccatcatcatcatcttcaccaTGATAccgtaatcatcatcatcatcatcatcatcatcatcatcatcatcatcatcatcatcatcatcatcatcaacatcatcatcatcaaattatcatcatcatcatcatcaccatgataatcaacatcatcattatcatcatcatcaacatcatcatttatatcattatcatcaacatcgTCATCACCATGataatcgtcatcatcatcgtcatcgtcgtcgtcgtcgtcgtcgtcgtcgtcgtcggcatcatcatcatcatcaacatgacaatcatcatcgtcatcatcatcattgtcatcatcgcatcatcacatcatcatcatcatcaattatcatcatcatcatcgtcttctACTTCATCCGTTGCAACATCATTTATCCAAGTCGTCATCGTCAccgtcatcatcatgatcatcaccatcaacatcataaatcatcatcataatcataatcatctgCAGCATCGACTTCGTCATCATCGACTCGGTCATCATTAAAAGGAACCAATCTCAAGAAAGGGAAATAAAATACCAGATGTCAGGTCTGATTCTTTTTTgacttgcatcatcatcatcatcatcatcatcatcatcatcgtcgtcgtcgtcgtcgtcgtcgtcgtcgtcgtcgtcgtcgtcgttgtcgtcgtcTTCCTCCTCATCGTCGTCGTCGCGTCAACATCATTCCTTGTCCTCTTCTCATGCACTCTAGTTATATTTTGATAGTTGGCGATGTAGTCGTCGTCACCTTCACCATAagcataaggcctaaaaaaattgtttgactggcgtaacccgaccgaccataaaaagtaggcccgaccccgacttctttttgaaaaaaaaaaaaaaaaaaaaaaaaaaaaaatgaattaaattttaaaaagttcgaaggcctttatcaaacgcaatatacaactttaaaagtaaacaaaaaataaatccctacctacctacccccaattttgtttaaatgtcacgccaattttttaggcctaatcatCATCGGCATTATCAACGTTAACGTCATCaccataatatataatatatatcatcatcaccaccatcaccgcATCCTGCTCGATTCGTCACCATCAATGATTCATCAAAAGGAACAACATGcagcaaaatgaaagaaaaataccgGAACGAGTAAAAGGGAAATAGTAGAGTCCTACCAGATGCCGGGTCATCAGCGTCATATACATGTAATCCGCATAATCTtcctttaagggatcggataccaACGTTTGCatagaatttcaaaaaatcaacattatttgatatcagtaggacattcttcgtattcagaatacaattcgatatgtctgatgtgctctcaggtcctacaaaaaaTGCTGTGCAAAGATGGGTAACCGACCCCTTAATAGAAAAGTTGAGGCTTTACGATTATCTTGCAAAAACAgcgcatatggaaaggtttctatacaaaaacgattctcttatgaaCCATATGCACAGTTTCCTGTCTTACCTCGATACACCtgcacattttcgtccaagagctgcCAGGCacgcagtgaattgtctccacatagtctttgattacactacacggttgagtgcgtagcatcgtaagagctatggagcttctagctggaaaatgcgcctctgtgattgttttttgtcgaaacctcaagtgttcccttcatccaatcagatttaaaaaaatatcaaacgagagctaacacttccccctaaaaacacctttcgtgattaggtcaacagataacgcaattcaatgttatagcaaggcgaactgattggttctcactatctataggagtgtatgaaatgttattaaaacgttttgaccatagCCAAAGGACATTTATGACACGTTCATATCGTTTTGCTCGAAAAAtgacacaaaaacgtttttgtgtttactgggttcatGGTTCATTCAAAAATTGAAAAGATATGCATGCAATGTTTGGGTTTATGATCTTAATAATATGTTTGGTATTAATTTGTTTCCATATTTTTATCTTCCCGACGACAGATTGTTTGGAATCGACATCAACAATGTCAGAGGATGGTAGCAGTGATAACTGCGATCATGGGCCTTCATGCTGCAAGATTTGCCGCGAAGATCTGGCCAAATTGCGATCCGAACTAAACATTCTTCGCATCCAACTACAAGTGCCAAGTAGTGGAAGCAAAGACAACGGCTTCGCTCTTCCAGGCTTAGATGATACGGATGCTAACGAACATGCCGCCATTAAGGGGTGTCTCGAAGTTATAGAAATGAACACGGATGGCGTCCCAACGAGGTTAAAAGTTAAAGACACCCTGTTAGAAGCTCTGAGGCCTCATAAGAATGACCGACCGTGGGTGGCTCGTCGGCTTACTGATCTTCTGTTCACAAAACTAGAGCGAAGAATCAGTAATGTACAAGGAAAGAAGAATAAGAAGGCGTTGGATCCACAACGAATGGCGGCCGTCCGTGACGGCACGTTTCAAGTATGCCCTGCGCCGAAAAATGACCAGGATGTTTTATGGAAAGAGTGCATTCGATCCATAGATTCAGCTAGTCGTGGACTATCGCGAGATCGTAGCAAGCAGCCGAGTAAAAGACCACGAGCGACAGCCCCATCAAGTTCAAATAGTATGGCGGCAACATATGTTAATAATACTGTTAGCAGCTTATCAGCGGCTTCAGCGGTGCTTGGTAAGCAGCAGCAACAGCTGCGGCCGATCAAACTGTCACGTGGAGATGGAACTGTCCCGGGAACCGTGATAGTGCCTGTGACTTCAACGGTCCAGGATCAAAGCGATGGAATACCTGGCAAGAAAATGTTTATGATCAGCCTCCCATCTCAAGAAGGGTCTTCTGCGGTCGCCTTTGAGCATGTTGATGCGCAAACGATTATGCAAAGCTTGGCTTCTGGTAAAACGATCCCCGCGACGGTGTCTCATACGTAACAGGCGATCAACGAGTTAATGGTTCGAATCCGTTGCACATTGGCGCGGATCTTCTTctcttttatcatatttataaatTTGCTGTTGCTCATTTAGGGTCCTACACGTCAAACTCTGCTTTATAAGTAGTGTATATTCAAGCAATTAGATAATTTTTACTCAGTATCATGCAGATGATGTTATAAAAAGTCAGGAGGCCTTCTGAGAAGTCTGTATTAGTGGAAAATGTACTCAAGCGTTCAGAAACAGTTCTATTGATTGAGCTTGAAGTTTCACTAACAAAATTAAGAAACAATTTATAGCATAACTGCCTATGTCAAAAGAACTGAAAatgtcaacaacaaaaattttttaaacaaaaagagtGATCCAacacttttatttaaaacaaggctTACATTTTCGTATAATTTACTTTGCATATATTTTTTCCACTATAGTCTGTATCCAGTCTAAAACCCCGCGCTGAACGGGCGTGTCGTTATTCGAAGGAccgttattcgaagggtcattactcgaatttacaagaaggctcattattccgaagggtcattactccgaaggttcaTTATTCACTAAGGGTtattactccgaagggtcataatgaatcattattccgaagggtcgttatgcCGAAGGGTCTTTATTCCGAAATTCGGAGTAACGACCCTTCTGAATAACGAACCTTAatgtaaattcggagtaacgaTCCTTCTGAATAACGAACCTTAAtgtaaattcgagtaatgacccttcggaataacgagcctcattttaaattcggaataatgatccttcggaataacgagcatagTTTTAAATctggaataacgagccttattataaattcggaataacgagcctagttttaaattcaaattaacgAGCCTTCTGGAAGAGGTTCATTTGTATAGTTCAATGTTCAATTTGTAGTTAAGTTCTATAAAACATATCCATGTACAAAGTACTCACACTTTATGGAGACTCGACGTTTTGAAACCTTCTTGTCTGGTTTCCTAATCATGAGTGATGACTTGGTCCAGCAACACTGGTGGTGTTCCTAGAcgatgtagtgtttctagaattgttctggatcaaatggtcataactGTGACTGAGATTGAATGCTGTGCCCCCTTGGTTGTTCATTGCTTTGTCTCCCCTGCgacgaatccatatggattcccTTATCCACAACGAATGGCGGCCGTCCGTGACGGCACGTTTCAAGTATGCCCTGCGCCGAAAAATGACCAGGATGTTTTATGGAAAGAGTGCATTCGATCCATAGATTCAGCTAGTCGTGGACTATCGCGAGATAGCAAGCAGCCGAGTAAAAGACCACGAGCGACAGCCCCATCAAGTTCAAATAGTATGGCGGCAACATATGTTAATAATACTGTTAGCAGCTTATCAGCGGCTTCAGCGGTGCTTGGTAAGCAGCAGCAACAGCTGCGGCCGATCAAACTGTCACGTGGAGATGGAACTGTCCGGGAACCGTGATAGTGCCTGTGACTTCAACGGTCCAGGATCAAAGCGATGGAATACCTGGCAAGAAAATGTTTATGATCAGCCTCCCATCTCAAGAAGGGTCTTCTGCGGTCGCCTTTGAGCATGTTGATGCGCAAACGATTATGCAAAGCTTGGCTTCTGGTAAAACGATCCCCGCGACGGTGTCTCATACGTAACAGGCGATCAACGAGTTAATGGTTCGAATCCGTTGCACATTGGCGCGGATCTTCTtctctttatcatatttataaatTTGCTGTTGCTCATTTAGGGTCCTACACGTCAAACTCTGCTTTATAAGTAGTGTATATTCAAGCAATTAGATAATTTTTACTCAGTATCATGCAGATGATGTTATAAAAAGTCAGGAGGCCTTCTGAGAAGTCTGTATTAGTGGAAAATGTACTCAAGCGTTCAGAAACAGTTCTATTGATTGAGCTTGAAGTTTCACTATACAAAATTAAGAAACAATTTATAGCATAACTGCCTATGTCAAAAGAACTGAAAatgtcaacaacaaaaattttttaaacaaaaagagtGATCCAacacttttatttaaaacaaggctTACATTTTCGTATAATTTACTTTGCATATATTTTTTCCACTATAGTCTGTATCCAGTCTAAAACCCCGCGCTGAACGGGcgtgtcgttattccgaaggaccgttattccgaagggtcattactccgaatttacaagaaggctcattattccgaagggtcattactccgaaggttcaTTATTCACTAAGGGTtattactccgaagggtcataatgaatcattattccgaagggtcggtATGCCGAAGGGTCTTTATTCCGAAATTCGGAGTAACGACCCTTCTGAATAACGAACCTTAatgtaaattcggagtaacgaTCCTTCTAAATAACGAACCTTaatgtaaattcggagtaatgacccttcggaataacgagcctcattttaaattcggaataatgatccttcggaataacgagcatagTTTTAAATctggaataacgagccttattataaattcggaataacgagcctagttttaaattcaaCTTAACGAGCCTTCTGGAAGAGGTTCATTTGTATAGTTCAATGTTCAATTTGTAGTTAAGTTCTATAAAACATATCCATGTACAAAGTACTCACACTTTATGGAGACTCGACGTTTTGAAACCTTCTTGTCTGGTTTCCTAATCATGAGTGATGACTTGGTCCAGCAACACTGGTGGTGTTCCTAAAcgatgtagtgtttctagaattgttctggatcaaatggtcataactGACTGAGGTTGAATGCTGCGCCCCCTTGGTTGTTCATTGTTTGTCTCCCCTGCGACGAATCCATATCCATATGGATTCGTCGCAGGGGAGACAAAGCAATGAACAACCAAGGGGGCGCAGCATTCAATCTCAGTCagttatgaccatttgatccaGAACAATTCTAGAAATACTCCCGGGAAATACCACATCTTCTAGAAACAGCATGTTGAACTATATGCTCTTTTATATTCGGGTATATCTAAGGGGGGCTAAGTTCAAACCACACAAACATTTTAGCTTCAGTTTTAGGGCCATATAATATACATTCTAGATGTTAATAATAGAAAAAACATGAGGATATTCAAAAtctaaaatggctgccaaaaacTATAACTATTTTAGCAGATTTGTGTTCAAAACAGTCACGTATATTTGTCTTTTCTTAAAATGTATTCTCATATATAGTTTTATCATATTTGAattcaagatggcggccaaaactGTTTTGATGTACTAAGAACGATTAAAGCTGGTTCAATATGAATACAATAGCGGTACTCGGAAAAGTTCACCAAAGAAGAAGGTATTAATATATATACGAAAATGTTcgaaaattttgacacaaaaagaaagaaaaaaggagacATTTCGATGGTAGAACGCtcgtataaaaaaaaatattaatcatattaCTAGTACGTTAACGTTTGGGTAAATTATTATTCCTTTTTACTTAATTAATAATCATAATGAACAGTTTTATAGTATCATTTTGAGAATTGTGtttattttgattgatttaattggcaaaataattataatgtttgCTTAAGTTGACCAATAGTTATGTTTTCATAATCCCGGGTTCAGAATATTATATAGGGCATAGGGCCTACATCTGTCCAACTATTGCCCTTCTTGATCTTCGACAGCAGCCTCATTCGCATACTCAGGAAATTGGCTATTCCGAAAATATAATAAAGATAAAATTGGATGAATTTGTGGGACATTACATTAAATATTGGTCTCGATGTATTAGTTTcacacaatatttaaaaaaaaaccaaactcatatagctcgaccaataaatttgtttaGTTCAACCCATCCAATTTTATAGCCAAAATTGGTCACTATTTCGCTCAATACGGCTGTTGGATATTTGAACGTTTGGGAAATCGGCGTTTGCAGTGTTATGTACCTGTAAGTGTGTTTTAAAAATCGCATTTCATTAAAAAGGTATGATTCAAAACGGTTcggtataataattattatataggcctTATTCTATCACcaatgtatataaaaaaaaaaaataaactgggctcaaaaagaaatgtgtaggttttcacaacttgtgaattacaaagtcatatcttaaaatcctgtccatcaaaatgaactaaaattacacactgGTTTACTTCAATACACGTCactaaccaagcagttgtccaactgacacaatagcaaaatgcactgacacggaacagcttcctgaaccacattcacagcccaatagttGGTACCCTgtacaagaaatctgtgagaatgagtacAAGATCCTTTCACAGATGACAAAACGATGCTgatttctgcttttcacgcactttcttcaagaaacagatcttgttccacactattccacttactctttgggaattagcatctgtgcaaggatcttgtactcattctcacagatttcttgtgctgggtgccaattattgggatgtgaatgtggtccaggaagctgttccatgtcagtgcatattgctgttttgtcagttggataacttctTGGTACTGACACGTGTTTAAAGTATAGTATTGATGTAAACctatgtgtaattttggttcattttgatggacaggattttaaaatatgaccttgtgaaaaattataagtttctttttgagctcagtttataagcATTTCTGTAATTGGATTTCAATTTAGCGATTGGCGATTAGTCGTCACTATACTATTAACGCGAACATGGAAATCCTTTGGAAAGATGGGTTGTCTAATTTCCAAAGGATTTCACTCGTTCCTGCTGGAGTTGACGGCAAATCGCACTAGTTATTAAACACTATAGCTTTGATTATAGAATTTATATTGCTTGAGAAGATGGGTGGTAATGACCATATCGTTTGGGAAATTTGTTTTTGTAGTATAAATGTTTATCTTATTTCATTGAAAAATAGAATCAAAAACGGTTAGGTATATAATTATTCGTTATTGGTCTTTTTCTTTAATTGGACTTAATGCATATTAATGAGTGATTTGGCGATTAGTCGTCACCGCTATTAACGCGAACGTAAAACGTCCTTTGGAAAAACGGATGTCAGATTTTCAAAAGATTTTGCACGTAGCCTACCCGCTGGCGATGACGGCAAATCACACTAATGTATAGCTTTGATAACTTATTTATAACATTGAAGCTGTATGTATTGAATACTGATCAATGATTTTGCATTGAAGGGGTCTGGTGGATATAGGCCATTATTTGTACACATGTTTTTCTACCACCACCAGACCCAAGTATACAGggcaataaaaatgaaaaaacaaaaattatttatAAACAGTACAAACAGCATGTGTGACTTTCCCAAGATATGTCATCCCctatgtcccacaatgcattattCAAGGGGTAGCGGCGACCATACGGGTCGGATGTCACGTTCGACACGCTAAACCTACTATACCCTATTGTTGATATACATGCCCGGGATACATATGTGTCAAACAATCGTAGGAATGCGAACCTACATCCGTTTGTTCGACAGTCCACTCGTTCGATTATCGATACGCTAAACCTACTGCCCTAACCCTATTGAAAGTCATAAGTAAACCGATCTGATGACTGCATGTCGAGCAAACGGAATGTCGAACAAACGGAGGAATGCGCCCCTAGCATTGTGGCAAAAGTGAGATTTCGTCAACAATGATAGCACTCCTGGAGCACTGGGGTTAAGAGTTAGTGCTCCAGGATTAATGGTTAGAGttaggcacagtgtcatcgccccgatatcttcatggtagaaatcgccatggtaggttgaatccacagccacgcatggccattttattccacctttaatatgagacgcagtagccaagtgacctgactaaggctactgacaatagccggggtaattgatttctcgatgtgtgagtaagcttgtgtacgacattgcggtcaatggtcatactgcctccactggagtagtgagtgcagctatagcccgcgctgtagtccatacaggaccaacgcaatataaaattaagaattttggtcagattttgagttcaagactcacggccgtttctcaaagcgcaaactaacgactatcatatctgttcaacacgtatttttaagtgtatgagaccagatctggtttcttgagacgaaatcatttacgggagatattcatcattttccaccccggtatccgaagattttcgtctgatatcaaaatcgtgcatagcaattcacgtgtatcgatcccgggtatttattttagtatctctgctgcaccaaataattattagccaggcgatgtcggtgtgttaGGGTTGTTCTCTAGGAGCGCTATTATATTGACGATGTCTCAATTTTGTGGCCGTAGTGCATCATGGGATTGAAAGGGTCGATAATAAATAACAAATGCAGGCACagtacatgtattgttattatttattaattttaatcTTTCTTTAGGCAGAGAATTTAGTTATAAAAGTGTCTAAATTCcactaaaatatttatttaagtaATGTTTATACGTTATCAAAAAGTACAATAAAATATGTCTGCATGTAGCctacattttattataaaagTGTACAGTGTAATTTATTCCGCAGTTTAGATTCGTCCTTCAAAAGCTGGTAACATTAACGTTGTCTGATGGGTCACGTTCGGTTCCCCTTCGGAATAGCCTCCCTTGTCAAATTTAACAAGTTCCTATTTAATGTAGAAAAGGATGGCCCCGTCAGAATTCTTGCCCTTCCAGGTACCCCCCTTTAAAAACCCAAAAtgacgaaaatttccacttgcaCACCCCATGCACATTTCAGAGATAAATGCACTGCAAAAATGTGCCTTTAGCAAGATTGTATAATCATTATGTCTTCACTTTTTGGTACAATTTTagagcaaaattggttgattttgccccccaaaTTCACTCTGCCCCCCCGCGAAAAAAATCCTAGCGCCGCCACTGACCAAGCACTACATGCAAGTTATCTTTTAATCAACTAGATTAATAGAGGGCGTTGTGATGATTTACAGTTCGTGACCCCTGTTCGTGACCTCTCGGGGGGTTTTCCCGCGTGACTCATATGCACGCAGTCACGCAATGTATAAAATTTCTACGAAAATTTGACAATTcatgaatttgtttgtttgacaTCA is a window from the Amphiura filiformis chromosome 12, Afil_fr2py, whole genome shotgun sequence genome containing:
- the LOC140165935 gene encoding uncharacterized protein isoform X1, giving the protein MHVEEDCLESTSTMSEDGSSDNCDHGPSCCKICREDLAKLRSELNILRIQLQVPSSGSKDNGFALPGLDDTDANEHAAIKGCLEVIEMNTDGVPTRLKVKDTLLEALRPHKNDRPWVARRLTDLLFTKLERRISNVQGKKNKKALDPQRMAAVRDGTFQVCPAPKNDQDVLWKECIRSIDSASRGLSRDRSKQPSKRPRATAPSSSNSMAATYVNNTVSSLSAASAVLGKQQQQLRPIKLSRGDGTVPGTVIVPVTSTVQDQSDGIPGKKMFMISLPSQEGSSAVAFEHVDAQTIMQSLASGKTIPATVSHT
- the LOC140165935 gene encoding uncharacterized protein isoform X2; the encoded protein is MSEDGSSDNCDHGPSCCKICREDLAKLRSELNILRIQLQVPSSGSKDNGFALPGLDDTDANEHAAIKGCLEVIEMNTDGVPTRLKVKDTLLEALRPHKNDRPWVARRLTDLLFTKLERRISNVQGKKNKKALDPQRMAAVRDGTFQVCPAPKNDQDVLWKECIRSIDSASRGLSRDRSKQPSKRPRATAPSSSNSMAATYVNNTVSSLSAASAVLGKQQQQLRPIKLSRGDGTVPGTVIVPVTSTVQDQSDGIPGKKMFMISLPSQEGSSAVAFEHVDAQTIMQSLASGKTIPATVSHT